Sequence from the Fusobacterium sp. FSA-380-WT-3A genome:
ATACCAAACTACTCCCCCATGAGTAGAATCAGATATTCCCATATTTTTATATCCAAATTGCTCATAAAAACCAATTAAATTTTCCTTACAAGTTAAAACCATTTTTTCACGATTAGATTTTTTAGCTTCTTCCATTAAATGTCTCATTAATTTACAAGCTATACCTTTATGTTGATATTTTGGTAATACATCTAAACCAAAAACAGTTTGATTTTTTCCTAAAGGATTATGTCCACCATTAGCCTCATATAATTCATCTATAATTACATTACTGTCGGTAACACAGCCATTTATAAAACCAATAATTTTTTTATCAATAGTAGCCACATAAAAACTATCTGGAAAAGTTTTTATTCTATATAAAAAAGAATCATAAGTAGCTGCTTCAGCTTTTGGGAAACAAATACTTTCTATTTTTGTAACAGAATCTAAATCTTCAATTTGTACTTTTCTAATTATAACTTCCATTTTGTCCTCTTATATATCTGATAAAACTTTTATTACTTTTCCAACAACATTAAAGTTTTCTCCAGGACCAATATATATTGGAGAATAATTAGGATTATCACTTACTAAAGCAACATAGTTTTTCGTTATTTTA
This genomic interval carries:
- a CDS encoding GNAT family N-acetyltransferase, translated to MEVIIRKVQIEDLDSVTKIESICFPKAEAATYDSFLYRIKTFPDSFYVATIDKKIIGFINGCVTDSNVIIDELYEANGGHNPLGKNQTVFGLDVLPKYQHKGIACKLMRHLMEEAKKSNREKMVLTCKENLIGFYEQFGYKNMGISDSTHGGVVWYDMIADL